The nucleotide sequence TGTGTATTTAGTGCACTTATTGCACTTATGTACTTGATTATGAATGCGCCAGATGTTGCAATTACTGAAGCTTCTGTTGGTGCAGGATTGAGCACAGTCTTTACGTTTGCAGCACTCTCTTTGGTAAAGAATTACAAAGCAAATTTATCTCATAGCCCCACAACACTTTTTTTTATGTTATTTTTGACTGCATGTTTATCATACTTTATGATTCAATTACCAGATTTTGGCAGTCATAATGCTCCAATTCACTTGCACGTTGCTCCTTATTATGTCGAAAATACTGAAAAAGCTATTGGTATTCCTAATATAGTGACAGCTGTTTTAGCAAGCTTTC is from Wolbachia endosymbiont (group B) of Hofmannophila pseudospretella and encodes:
- a CDS encoding DUF4040 domain-containing protein, giving the protein MLEILNLILLLLLLTVTVFIVLSKHLVVSAVLMCVFSALIALMYLIMNAPDVAITEASVGAGLSTVFTFAALSLVKNYKANLSHSPTTLFFMLFLTACLSYFMIQLPDFGSHNAPIHLHVAPYYVENTEKAIGIPNIVTAVLASFRGYDTFGETIVVFTAALCIMLILEEKESD